A stretch of DNA from Methylosinus sp. LW4:
CTGCTCGCGGCGCATCTCGGCAATCTCGAGCGCGGCGGGGCGCGCCTCGTCTTCCTCGAGGTGGGCGAGGACAATGCCGCGGCGCTGAAGGTCTATGAGAAGCTGGGCTTCAAGACGATCGGCCGGCGCGAAAATTATTATCAGCGGCCCAATGGCGAGCGTCAGGCGGCGCTGACCATGCGGTGCGAGCTGTGAGGCTCCGTCACTCGAGCCGCACCAGAAGCGTGCCGCCGAAGTAGCGCGGCGCATTTTGCATGCCGACGGTCGCCTGTGTCGTGGCGTTGCCTTGCGACCACGCCGTAATGTACCGCTGATCGAAGACATTCTTGGCCCATAGCGACACGGTGTATTTTTGGTCGTCGGTGCGTAGGCCGAGGCCTGCATTCACGATCGAATAGGCCGGCTGCCAGTATTGAAGCACGGAAAACGGGTGGGTCAGCTGAGTCTTGTCCTGCCAAGCGAGATTGACATAGCCGAATCCTGTGATCGAGCGCTCCCAATCAGAACCGAGATCCTGAAAAACAGGTCCCAAAGGATGCTCGTAATTGACGCCCACATTGAGCGCCCATTTCGGCAGATTCTCCCAACGCGTGTTCGAACGCGACAGGGTCAGGGGCGCCTTGACGAAGCCTGCCGGAGTCGGATTGGGCGTCGGCCATATCCAATCGGACGGCGGAGCCGCGTTCGAATAATCGATGTAACGCGCCTCGGTATAAGCCCCATTGAAGCTGAACCACAGCCTCTCGAGCGGTTTCCATCGGCCGGTGAACTCGAAGCCGCGCAGCCGGACATGCGGCACATTTCCCATATAAGTCAGGCGCAGGGGCTGCCCGGTGCTATCTGAATAGCTCGTGTCGACCTGCGAGGCCTGAAAATTGTAGATATCGGTCCAATAGAGGTTGAAATTGGCGATGAGCTTTCCGTCGAGCCAATTCGTCTTTGCGCCGAGCTCATAGTCCCAATTGCTTTCGGCCTTGGTGATGACGGGCTGAAACCCCTTGAATGTCGCACCGGAGAGAATCGGCAGGGCCGCGACATTCGCCGCGCCCGCCTTCTCGCCTCGTCCGACCAGGCCGAATAGGAGTATATTGTCGCTATATTTGAAGGACGGATTGAATATTCCAGTCAGCATATTGCGGGTCGCGCGCGTTCCGCCGGTGTCGAAAAAGCCGGATCCGAGCGCGCCACGAATGGCCGTGTCCACTTGCGCCGGCGAGAATTTGACGCTCGAAGCCTCTTCCCAGCCGAAATCGGAACCTTCTTTGCTCTCGTAGCTGTCTCGCAAGCCGAAAGTCAGCGACCACAGCTCGTCGAGATGGTAGGTTCCTTGTCCAAATCCGGCGGCCTGAAAGGTCGTCGATTTTCCGTCCTTGTGATAAATGAAGCCATTGAGCAGCGCGGGGTCGGTCGTTGGAGAATTGTACCATCGCGCGGCGTCAGACCCAAAGTCATTATGGCTATAAGACCAAAATTTCTCGTAGAATAGATAAGTTCCGAATTGCCACTCCAAGGCAACATCCTTCGCAGAAGCAAAACGAAACTCCTGAGAATATTGGTCTACATATGTATTAACCGGGCTATTATTTATCTCTAAAGTCTGGAATCCTGTCATTGGACCATGGGGATGCGTCAGAAACGCGCCCCAAGCGGTGATCGACGTCAGCGTGTTCTCGCCAATCTGCCAATTCAGCTCATTCGACGCCCCGATCGTGCGAGTGTGATGCGTGCCGCCACGCGTGTAATATGGCTTATAGGGATCAGTCGTGAGAAGGACGCGGCCGAGCCGCGACCATAGAGTTTGCGAATATGGCGCCGCCAGTGTCCCATTGGCGAAGAGCTGCGCCGAATCGCCGAATGGCCCGTTCAGAAAGCTGTTGTACTCGTCCGACATCAGCCGAAAGAAAATCAGCCTGTCGGTGACGTTCTCGCCGACATAGAGCAATTGACCGCGTGCGCCCCAGCGATTGTTGTTCAGGACCTCGGCGCCGGTGTTCTGATCGCGGATCCAGCCATCGCCCTTGTCGAGGTAGAAGGTGGCGCGATAAGCGAGCTTGTCGTCTACGACCGGCCCTGTGACATTCAATTTCTCGATAAAATGAGTGTAGTTTGCAAAGGAGGTCTCGAATGTGGCCCGACGTTCGAAGGACGGAAGCTGAGTGCGGACGATGACATTGCCGACCGTCGTGTTCTTGCCGCCGGCCGTGCCCTGCGGACCGAGGCCGAGCTCGAAAGATTCGAGCTCGACATAATCGGCCCATTGGAAGCCGACATGCTTGTAGAAGACATTGTCGACGACGAATCCCGTCTGCGACTCGACGCCCGCGGCAGTTCCGACTCCTACGCCGACCCCGCGAATAGCGGGGGTCGTCGTCTGCGGATTGGCGATGTTCGGCCGATAATTCGGCACCAGTTGCGAAAAGTCGGACAGACGCTCCAGATGTTCCTCTGTGGCCTTCTCGCCCGCGACAATCCCGGCCGAGCGGGGCGTCTTCAACAGGACTTTCTCCTCCTGTCGGGTCAATCCATTCTCGCTCTTGGCGCCGACCTGGACGTCCTCGACCACAGCGTCTTCCGCTTTCGCTGCGAACGCCAACGCCAGAGCGCCGACGGCGACGCCGGAGAGTAGAAAACGCGAAAACGTGATCACGGTCATCTCGAGGCCCCAAATAATTAATATTTCCTATCGGCTTAATATTTTTATTGCCGAGCCGTCAAGGCTACGCTCGCGTCGCTGGAGATGGCGGAACGCCCGGCTGTCACGAAACCGTCGTTCGCGCGTTAGAGACAGGGCCATGCCTTATCTGCGCGCGCTCGCTTTCGTCCTGGCGATGACCGGGGCCTTCGTCTTCTTCGTTCCCGTCCAATGGATGGCGCGGAGACGGCGCTGGGAGCTGCGCCACAATATTCAGACCGGCTTTTGCCGGGTAATGTGCGCCATCATCGGCATAGAGGTCCGCGAGAGCGGCCGGCTCGCCGGCGAGAGCCCGCGATTCGTCGTCGCCAATCATGTCTCCTGGACCGACATCATCGCCCTCGCCAGCCGCTATCCGCTGGTCTTTCTGGCGAAGTCAGAGGTCTCCTCCTGGCCGGTGCTGGGCTTTCTCGCGCGGCTGCAAGGCACCGTCTTCGTCGAGCGCGGCAATCGACGCGCGATCCCCATCGTCAATGCGGCTCTGGCGGAACGGCTGCGGCAGGGCGACGATATCGTGGTCTTCGCGGAAGGCACGTCGAGCGACGGCGCCGGCGTGCTGAAATTCAACGCCTCGCATTTCGCCATGTTAAGCGATCTCGCCGCCACCAATGCGGCCGCGCCCACACTCGCTCCGGCCGCCATTCTCTATACGGAGCGAAAAAGCGCGCCCGGCGGCCGGCTGGACGTCGGCTGGTACGGGGATATGACTTTCCTCCCACATTTATGGAGTCTGATGAAGCGCGGCGGCGCAAAATGCCATATATTGTGGGGCGAGGCCGTGGACCCCGGCTCCGGCGACCGCAAGGCTCTCGCCGCCGCCACCGAGGCGCGCGTGCGAGAACTTCTGGCGACGGACGTTGCGGGCCGGGAAAGCAAGAGTAATATCGCCCCGGCGCGAGCCCCCGCCGCCCGTTGAGGAGAAACCGAGATTTCCGACGCCGCATCGAAGCCCGCGCCCGCCTTATCCCTCGAGCAAGCGCCGGGAGCCGTGGGACCCGCGAAAGCCTATGTGAAATCATATGGCTGCCAGATGAACATCTATGACGCGACGCGCATGGCCGATCTGCTCACGGCGCGCGGCTATGCGGAGGCCGCCGATGAGGACGACGCCGATCTCGTCGTGCTGAACACCTGCCATATTCGCGAGAAGGCGACGGAAAAGGTCTATTCCGAGCTCGGCCGCCTCGCTCGGGTGAAGAGCGAGCGCAGCGCCGAAGGACGGGACTATCGAATCGTCGTCGCCGGCTGCGTCGCCCAGGCGGAGGGAGAGGAAGTGCTGCGCCGCCAGCGCGCGGTCGATCTCGTCGTCGGGCCGCAGAGCTATCACCGCCTCTCTGATCTCCTGACCCGGGTCGAGGTCGGCGAGCGCGTCGCCGAGACGGATTTCGCCGTCGCCGACAAGTTCGAGGCGCTGCGCCGCGCGGCGGCCGCGGGCAAGCGCGTGCGCGACGTCACGGCCTTCGTCACGGCGCAGGAAGGATGCGACAAATTCTGCTCCTTCTGCGTGGTGCCCTACACACGCGGCGCCGAAATATCGCGTCGCCCGGAAGAGATCGTCGAGGAGGCGGAGGCGCTGGCCGCCGCCGGCGTGCGCGAGCTGACCATCATCGGCCAGAACGTCAACGCCTATAGCGGCTCGGACGAGAATGGCGCGCCCTGGTCCCTGCCCCGCCTGCTGGCGCGGCTGGAGCGTATCGAAGGCGTCACGCGGCTGCGCTACACCACCAGCCATCCGATCGATATGACGCAGGAGCTGATCGACGCCCATGCCGAGCTGCCGACTCTGGCGCCCTTCGTGCACCTTCCGGTACAATCCGGCTCGGATCGCATTTTGAAAGCGATGAACCGACGCCATGACGCGGGCTTTTATCTGGACATTGTCGCGCGGCTGCGCGCGGCGCGGCCGGATATCGCGCTGTCCTCCGATTTCATCGTCGGCTTTCCCGGCGAGACCGACGCGGATTTCGAGGCGACGCTGGCGCTCATTCGCGCTGTCGGATTCGCGTCCACTTTTTCGTTCAAATATTCGCCGCGCCCCGGCACGCCGGGCGCCGAGCGCGCGGATCAGATCGACGAGCGCGTCAAATCCGAGCGGCTCGCCATTCTGCAGGCGCTGGTCGAGGAGCAGCGGCAGGCGTTCAACGCCGCCACTGTCGGCCGCACGGTCGAGGTCCTGTTCGAGAAGCCCGGCCGGCACGAGGGTCAGATCGCCGGCAAGAGCCCCTATATGCAGCCCGTCCATGCGATGGGCGGCCTGGAGCTGATCGGAAAGACTCTGCCGGTGACGATCGTCGCCGCCGGCTCCAATTCGCTGGCCGGCGGCATCGTCGACCGAACGAGCCTTGAAGCTGCGAGGGAGGCCGCCCTGTGACGCTCGACCGCGAGAGACGGGTCTTCGAACAGCCGGACGCGCCGCGTTCGGGCGAGCCGGAGGCGGAGATCACGCTCGCCTTCGAGGATAATCGTTACGCCTCGCTGGTTTTCGGCCTCTATGACCAGCATCTCGCCAAGATCGAGCGGCGCCTTGCCGTCTCCTGCTTCGCCAATGGCAATCATGTCACGCTGAAGGGCCGCGCCGAGGCCTGCGAGCAGGCCCGCCGCGTGCTGGAGATTCTCTACGGCCGCGTGCAGCTCGGCCAGAAGGTGGGATTGGGCGACGTGGACGGCGCCATTCAGGAATCAGCTCGCCAGGGCAGCCTCTTTCCCGAGGCGGAGCCCGGCCGCGCGGTCTTCGAGCAGGTTTCGACGCGCCGGCGCGGGCCGGTGCGGGCGCGCAACCTCGCCCAGGATCTCTATCTGCGGGCGCTGAAGCGCTACGAGCTGGTGTTCGCCGAAGGGCCGGCCGGCACGGGCAAGACCTGGCTCGCCGTCGGCCATGCGGTCTCGCTGCTCGAGCAGGGCGTGGTCGAGCGCATCATTCTCTCGCGCCCGGCCGTGGAGGCCGGCGAGCGCTTGGGCTTCCTGCCCGGCGACATGCGCGAGAAGGTCGACCCTTATCTGCGGCCCATCTATGACGGCCTCCATGATTTCATGGATCCGCGCATGGTGGAGCGCGGCATTCAGACTGGCATGATAGAAGTGGCGCCGCTCGCCTTCATGCGCGGGCGCACGCTCACCAAGGCCTGCGTTTTGCTAGACGAAGCGCAGAACGCCACTTCCATGCAGATGAAAATGTTCCTCACCCGTCTCGGCGACGGATCGCGTATGATCATCAACGGCGACCCATCGCAAACCGATCTGCCGCCCGGCCAGAAATCCGGGCTGAGCGAGGCGATCGCGCTGCTCTCCGATATCGAGGGCGTCGGAAGGGTGAAATTCGCCGAGGGCGACGTGGTGCGCCACGACCTCGTGCGGCAAATCGTCGGCGCCTATGAGGCGGCCGGACGGGAGAAGGCGAAGCCTCGAGAATCATGAGCGTCGCGATCGACATTATCGTCACTGCGCCCTGCTGGGATCAGCAGGCCGGGCTCGACGAACTGACGCAGAGTACCGTGCGCGAGTGCGTCGCCCAGACGGCGGCGCCGCTCGCGCCGGGCTGCGAGCTGAGCGTCAACTTCACCGATGACGCGACGATCCGTGAATTGAACGCGCAATGGCGCGGCATGGACAAGCCCACCAATGTGCTCTCCTTCGAGACGCCCGGCCCGCTCGCGCGCCGCATGGCGCTCGGCGATATCGTCATCGCGCATGAGACGGTCGCGCGCGAGGCGGCGGAGCAGGACAAGAGCTTCGACGCGCATCTCACCCATTTGCTCATTCATGGATTTCTGCATCTGATCGGCTACGACCATCAAGCTCCACGGGAGGCCGAAGAGATGGAGGCGCTGGAGCGCCGCATAGCGGCGGCGCTCGGCCTCAATGATCCTTACGAAGGCTCCGAGCTCGTGGCGGAGGCTTCATCCAAAGGAAAATCGAACGGCGATGTCTAGGACGGATAATGGCGAGCACGCGGCCTCGAGGCGCGAGCAGCGAAGCGGCATCGTCGATCGGCTGCGCGCGCTCATCGGGCTCGGCTCGCCCTCGGTGCGCGAGGACATAGAGGAGGCGCTGGAAGGCGCCGCCGGCGATGTGACGCCGCATGAGCGCGTGCTGCTGAAAAATGTGCTGGCCCTGCATGATCTGCGCGTCGCCGACGCGATGATCCCGCGCGCCGATATCGTCGCCGTCGCGCAGGACGCCACGCTCGGGGAGACGCTGGCGCTGTTCCGCAACGCCGGCCATTCGCGCCTGCCCGTCTATGGCGACACGCTCGACGATCCGCGCGGCATGATCCATATTCGCGATTTCGTCGACTATCTCGCCTCGCTCGCCGAGCGCGCCGAGCCCGTGACGGCGGAAGCGCCGGCGCCGAGCGAGCATGCGCCGACCGTCTCGCTCGCCGCGATCGATTTTTCCGCGGAGCTCTCCACCGTCACCGTGCTGAAGCCGGTGCTCTATGTGCCGCCCTCCATGCCGGCGCTCGATCTTTTGGTGAAGATGCAGGCGACGCGCACGCATCTCGCGCTCGTTATCGACGAATATGGCGGCACGCATGGTCTCGTCACGATGGAGGACATCGTCGAGATGATCGTCGGCGACATAGAGGACGAGCATGACGTCGACGAGGAGCCGCGCATAGAGACCGTGTCCGACGGCGTCTATCTCATCGACGCCAAGGCCGATCTCGAGGAAGTCTCGCAGCGGCTCGGCGTCGATTTCACGCCGGAGGACGACGGCGCCGAAGTGACGACGCTCGGCGGGCTCGTTGCCTCGCTCGCCGGCCATGTGCCGATGCGCGGCGAGATCGTGCCCGCGCCGGTGGACGGCTGGGAATTCGAGATCGTCGAAGCCGATCCGCGCCGCGTCGCGCGCCTGCTGGTTCATGCGCCGAAATAGGCGCCAGCGTCATCGAAGCCGAACGGTTTTAAAAGAGCGAGCCTGAAGGCTCGCAGTCCAGGAGAGCGCTCGAACAGCCGCGTTTGGACCGCGAGCCTTCAGGCTCGCTTCTCGAGACACGTCGATCCATCCGACGCGGACACAGACATTCGCGTCATTCTCCCCATAGAGAGAATGACGCGCGCCAATGACATGCTTCAAACGCGCAGCGACGCGACCCGCCGCCCAGCGCCAATGGCCGCACAGACGAGGGCAAGGGCCCAGAGCCCGAAGAATGCGCCGGCGTTGATGGCGAAGATGCGCGCGACGCTGGCGAGCGCATAATGCGAGACATCTCCGCCCACCGCGCGGGTGATCGCGAAGAGCGCGCCCTCATAAACGAGAAAGCTCGCAGCGAGCGCAGCGAAGGGCGCGCCGGCGCCGATCGACATGCGCACCGCAAAACGCGCGGTCTCGCAGCAGATGAGCGCGATGAGTCCGAGCGCGCCGCCCCAGGCGAGAGTCTCGAAGTCCAATGGATAATGCAGCATGGTGAAGCCGACGAGCTGATTGGCGAACCAGATCGCCGCCGTCAGCGCCAGCGCATTGCGCCGCGCGCTCGTCAGCGCCGCAATGGCGGCGAAGCCCGCGAGCGGCGCCGCGCAAGCGAAAGCCAGCGAGAAGAAGGCGCCGACGAGAATGAGCGCGCCGCTCCACAGCAGATTGCGCTCTTCGATGATGGGAAGTGAAAGCCTTGTCATGCGATGCTCCATATTTATGAGCGGGGCGGACGCCCTGCTCTGCCGAAGATCAATGCGCTGCCCGATCGAGCGGATCGGCCTCGACGAGCCCGAGCCAGCGCGCCCGCAGCGCATCCCACAATGAGAGCCGCGACCAATCGGGCTCACGCAGGACTTTTTCCGTTTCTGGATGCAGAAACGGATTGGGCAAGAGCACGGCGAGCTGCTGCTCATCCGCGCCATTGAACAATTGCAGGCTCCAGGACATGGGAACGCATGTCCCCGAGAAGCGCCGATGCAGCTCCGCGCGCGCCGTGCGCCTGTGCCGCGCGAGTTCCGGCGGCGTCGGCCGGCTGCGCGGTCCTTTCGTCTCGCCGATGCAGACATGAAAATGCGTCTGCCCGAAAGCAATGGTGAGATAGCCATCGAGAAGACCGATATGCGTCGGCGCCTGATCGACATGAATCTCGAAGGCCGCGCCTTGAATGATCGGCCCGAACACGATCTCGCGCCAATGATTTTCGAAGAGATCGCGCAGCAGCGCTTCGAGGCTCGGCGCGTCGGTCGGCAGCGCGAAGACATCGACCGGCGTTCCATCCGGCTCCAGGCGCCGTTGCGGCGTCGCATTCGTCATCGGTTCATTCTCCCTTAAAACCTCGTCACCAGCTGAATTTCACGCCGCCATAGATAGAGCGTCCCGCCGTTCCGTAATTGAAGACTTCCTCGTAGCGCGCATCATTGACGTTCTCGATCCGCGCGAACACAGACATGCGTTCGTCGATCTTGTAATCGGCGAAGAGATCGAGCTTGGCGTAAGGCACAAGCGTCACGCGCTGCGAGAAAATATAGTCATAGTCGGGATTGGGGCCGACGTAGCTGAGGCGCGCCTCGAGTTCCAGCCCTGCGATTCCCGTGTAGATGAGGGAGCCCGTCGCTTTGTCGCGCGGCCGGCGGAACAGGCTGCGCTGCGTCGTCAGATTTTCCGCGGCGAGATGCGTGTAGCTGGCGCGCAAGCGCCATTCGCCGGGAACGACGATCGCCTCGCCGGAGAATTCGACGCCTTTCGTGCGCGCGCGGCCGACATTGTAATAGCAGCCGAAAGCCTGTGCCGCAGAACAGCTCGGCGCGCGGCCGAATTCGATGATGTCACGAAAGCGATTTTCGAACAGCGACACGGAGGCATAGAGACGCTCGCCGAACAAGGATTGATCGACGCCGACGTCATAGCCGACGCTCGTTTCCGGCGCGAGCGCCGGATCGCCATATTGACTGAAGCGCTGATAAAGCGAGGCGACGCGCGCGCCCGTGCCGGCGCTGCCGCGCAATTTGGTCCCGGTCTCCTCGAGGCGGTAAGCGGCGGTGGCGCGCCATGTCGCGAAGGTGCGGTTCTGATCGACGGCGTCGATACGTCCGCCATAGGAGAGATCGACGCGCTCGAGCATTGTGAACTTATGCTGCGCGAAGCCCGAATGCGTCGTCTGCGCAGCGTCGATCGGCGTGAATGTGGTCGGCGGAACCGGGTCCTGCGACGTGCGGACAGACTCCGTCTCATTGCGCGCGCCGAAGGTCAGCAGGCCGAATCCGCCAAGCGTGAGATCGCCCTGATATTCGAAGCCGCGCCGCGTTCCACGATAGCCGCGCCGGCAATTATAGGCGTCGAAGCTCGCATCATAGCAGGAGCGCGCCTGCCAGACGTCTCTGCTCGTCACATTGGCGAAGAGGGTGAAGCGATTGTGTAATGCGCGATCGAACATGTCGGCGTCGACGCGCGCAAAGCCTTGCGCGAATGTCGCATGCTGGTGGTTCTGCGGATCGTAGACGTCGATCGCCGAGAAGGAATAGGGATTGTCGAAGCGGATCGCGCTGTCATAGCCGTAGAAGCCGGCCTCGACCGCGACATCCTCATTCACGCGATAGCCGAGGCGCGCGCTGGCGCCGCCTTTTCTGGTCGGATCATTGGGCGGCAGAGGCGGCAGAGGCGTCTTGCCGTCGCCGATCGTCAGCGGGCGCGCAATGCGATAG
This window harbors:
- a CDS encoding TonB-dependent receptor, coding for MTVITFSRFLLSGVAVGALALAFAAKAEDAVVEDVQVGAKSENGLTRQEEKVLLKTPRSAGIVAGEKATEEHLERLSDFSQLVPNYRPNIANPQTTTPAIRGVGVGVGTAAGVESQTGFVVDNVFYKHVGFQWADYVELESFELGLGPQGTAGGKNTTVGNVIVRTQLPSFERRATFETSFANYTHFIEKLNVTGPVVDDKLAYRATFYLDKGDGWIRDQNTGAEVLNNNRWGARGQLLYVGENVTDRLIFFRLMSDEYNSFLNGPFGDSAQLFANGTLAAPYSQTLWSRLGRVLLTTDPYKPYYTRGGTHHTRTIGASNELNWQIGENTLTSITAWGAFLTHPHGPMTGFQTLEINNSPVNTYVDQYSQEFRFASAKDVALEWQFGTYLFYEKFWSYSHNDFGSDAARWYNSPTTDPALLNGFIYHKDGKSTTFQAAGFGQGTYHLDELWSLTFGLRDSYESKEGSDFGWEEASSVKFSPAQVDTAIRGALGSGFFDTGGTRATRNMLTGIFNPSFKYSDNILLFGLVGRGEKAGAANVAALPILSGATFKGFQPVITKAESNWDYELGAKTNWLDGKLIANFNLYWTDIYNFQASQVDTSYSDSTGQPLRLTYMGNVPHVRLRGFEFTGRWKPLERLWFSFNGAYTEARYIDYSNAAPPSDWIWPTPNPTPAGFVKAPLTLSRSNTRWENLPKWALNVGVNYEHPLGPVFQDLGSDWERSITGFGYVNLAWQDKTQLTHPFSVLQYWQPAYSIVNAGLGLRTDDQKYTVSLWAKNVFDQRYITAWSQGNATTQATVGMQNAPRYFGGTLLVRLE
- the miaB gene encoding tRNA (N6-isopentenyl adenosine(37)-C2)-methylthiotransferase MiaB, which gives rise to MGPAKAYVKSYGCQMNIYDATRMADLLTARGYAEAADEDDADLVVLNTCHIREKATEKVYSELGRLARVKSERSAEGRDYRIVVAGCVAQAEGEEVLRRQRAVDLVVGPQSYHRLSDLLTRVEVGERVAETDFAVADKFEALRRAAAAGKRVRDVTAFVTAQEGCDKFCSFCVVPYTRGAEISRRPEEIVEEAEALAAAGVRELTIIGQNVNAYSGSDENGAPWSLPRLLARLERIEGVTRLRYTTSHPIDMTQELIDAHAELPTLAPFVHLPVQSGSDRILKAMNRRHDAGFYLDIVARLRAARPDIALSSDFIVGFPGETDADFEATLALIRAVGFASTFSFKYSPRPGTPGAERADQIDERVKSERLAILQALVEEQRQAFNAATVGRTVEVLFEKPGRHEGQIAGKSPYMQPVHAMGGLELIGKTLPVTIVAAGSNSLAGGIVDRTSLEAAREAAL
- a CDS encoding lysophospholipid acyltransferase family protein — translated: MPYLRALAFVLAMTGAFVFFVPVQWMARRRRWELRHNIQTGFCRVMCAIIGIEVRESGRLAGESPRFVVANHVSWTDIIALASRYPLVFLAKSEVSSWPVLGFLARLQGTVFVERGNRRAIPIVNAALAERLRQGDDIVVFAEGTSSDGAGVLKFNASHFAMLSDLAATNAAAPTLAPAAILYTERKSAPGGRLDVGWYGDMTFLPHLWSLMKRGGAKCHILWGEAVDPGSGDRKALAAATEARVRELLATDVAGRESKSNIAPARAPAAR
- a CDS encoding TonB-dependent receptor plug domain-containing protein, with the translated sequence MSSLSHRAALAGAASHIAFLSATLFLPASAAGQEALPTVEIGAATIVSADRVEERVDKSSSAVTVIPSAQIEKRGATGLTEALRGAPGLDLYETGGPGAQTSVFLRGATPGQTLVVVDGVRIGDPSSTDGSVDLGGLVATDIERIEVLRGPQSALYGSDAMGGVIHIVTRKGEGRPRASLSLEGGSYGTGHLRARVSGSEDRLWYAFAIDALTIDGHPRYGYRIARPLTIGDGKTPLPPLPPNDPTRKGGASARLGYRVNEDVAVEAGFYGYDSAIRFDNPYSFSAIDVYDPQNHQHATFAQGFARVDADMFDRALHNRFTLFANVTSRDVWQARSCYDASFDAYNCRRGYRGTRRGFEYQGDLTLGGFGLLTFGARNETESVRTSQDPVPPTTFTPIDAAQTTHSGFAQHKFTMLERVDLSYGGRIDAVDQNRTFATWRATAAYRLEETGTKLRGSAGTGARVASLYQRFSQYGDPALAPETSVGYDVGVDQSLFGERLYASVSLFENRFRDIIEFGRAPSCSAAQAFGCYYNVGRARTKGVEFSGEAIVVPGEWRLRASYTHLAAENLTTQRSLFRRPRDKATGSLIYTGIAGLELEARLSYVGPNPDYDYIFSQRVTLVPYAKLDLFADYKIDERMSVFARIENVNDARYEEVFNYGTAGRSIYGGVKFSW
- the ybeY gene encoding rRNA maturation RNase YbeY; its protein translation is MSVAIDIIVTAPCWDQQAGLDELTQSTVRECVAQTAAPLAPGCELSVNFTDDATIRELNAQWRGMDKPTNVLSFETPGPLARRMALGDIVIAHETVAREAAEQDKSFDAHLTHLLIHGFLHLIGYDHQAPREAEEMEALERRIAAALGLNDPYEGSELVAEASSKGKSNGDV
- a CDS encoding DUF7676 family protein — translated: MTNATPQRRLEPDGTPVDVFALPTDAPSLEALLRDLFENHWREIVFGPIIQGAAFEIHVDQAPTHIGLLDGYLTIAFGQTHFHVCIGETKGPRSRPTPPELARHRRTARAELHRRFSGTCVPMSWSLQLFNGADEQQLAVLLPNPFLHPETEKVLREPDWSRLSLWDALRARWLGLVEADPLDRAAH
- a CDS encoding PhoH family protein: MTLDRERRVFEQPDAPRSGEPEAEITLAFEDNRYASLVFGLYDQHLAKIERRLAVSCFANGNHVTLKGRAEACEQARRVLEILYGRVQLGQKVGLGDVDGAIQESARQGSLFPEAEPGRAVFEQVSTRRRGPVRARNLAQDLYLRALKRYELVFAEGPAGTGKTWLAVGHAVSLLEQGVVERIILSRPAVEAGERLGFLPGDMREKVDPYLRPIYDGLHDFMDPRMVERGIQTGMIEVAPLAFMRGRTLTKACVLLDEAQNATSMQMKMFLTRLGDGSRMIINGDPSQTDLPPGQKSGLSEAIALLSDIEGVGRVKFAEGDVVRHDLVRQIVGAYEAAGREKAKPRES
- a CDS encoding hemolysin family protein, translating into MSRTDNGEHAASRREQRSGIVDRLRALIGLGSPSVREDIEEALEGAAGDVTPHERVLLKNVLALHDLRVADAMIPRADIVAVAQDATLGETLALFRNAGHSRLPVYGDTLDDPRGMIHIRDFVDYLASLAERAEPVTAEAPAPSEHAPTVSLAAIDFSAELSTVTVLKPVLYVPPSMPALDLLVKMQATRTHLALVIDEYGGTHGLVTMEDIVEMIVGDIEDEHDVDEEPRIETVSDGVYLIDAKADLEEVSQRLGVDFTPEDDGAEVTTLGGLVASLAGHVPMRGEIVPAPVDGWEFEIVEADPRRVARLLVHAPK